In Leptidea sinapis chromosome 41, ilLepSina1.1, whole genome shotgun sequence, the following are encoded in one genomic region:
- the LOC126976635 gene encoding malectin-B, producing MTAVIKHIVILCFYLLKCVTGLGEIIYAVNAGGSAHTDIYGIHYEKDPLQGRIGTASDYGKQFVMIGRVNHKDEILYQTERYHHSTFGYDIPANVDGDYVLVLKFSEVYFTAANMKVFDVVLNGDHTIVADLDIFEKVGRGVAHDEYIQYSIKNGKLYYNDEESDIRGGKIKVEFIKGYRDNPKINALYVMKGTIDEVPKLAPLVWPENEIEEPHEEVEERIPKSKRASGPKQPDPYSFDDSSIMGPLFITIGAFLPLLFCLCRL from the coding sequence ATGACTGCGGTTATAAAACACATTGTTATTTTGTGCTTCTATTTGTTGAAATGTGTGACAGGATTAGGTGAAATTATCTATGCTGTAAATGCCGGCGGGTCCGCTCATACAGATATTTATGGAATTCACTATGAGAAAGATCCTCTACAAGGAAGAATCGGCACTGCATCGGACTACGGTAAGCAATTCGTTATGATAGGTAGAGTAAATCATAAGGACGAAATACTTTACCAAACGGAGCGCTACCACCACAGCACTTTTGGCTATGACATTCCTGCTAATGTTGATGGAGATTATGTCCTTGTTCTGAAGTTTAGTGAAGTATATTTTACAGCCGCAAATATGAAAGTATTTGATGTTGTTCTCAATGGTGATCATACTATTGTCGCTGATCTGGATATATTTGAAAAAGTAGGTCGAGGAGTTGCTCATGATGAATATATTCAATATTCTATTAAGAATGGCAAACTTTATTACAATGATGAAGAGTCTGATATTCGAGGTGGTAAAATAAAAGTGGAGTTTATCAAGGGTTACAGGGATAACCCCAAGATAAATGCATTATATGTGATGAAAGGTACTATTGATGAAGTTCCTAAACTAGCTCCATTAGTTTGGCCTGAAAATGAAATAGAGGAGCCACATGAAGAAGTAGAAGAGAGAATTCCAAAGTCGAAAAGAGCAAGTGGTCCAAAACAACCAGACCCTTATTCCTTTGATGATAGTTCTATAATGGgacctttatttataacaataggTGCATTCCTACCTCTATTATTCTGTTTGTGTCgtctataa
- the LOC126976595 gene encoding A-kinase anchor protein 10, mitochondrial, which translates to MIKFWKSAAKGKTGCPVRPPENKCDSDVQSSGSSLKLENNIDGYKYIFEKKSKLSLNMNDILKNKSFVKNFMLFMDSLGKQNIIKCWLELENLRLRLMTSISNQEEKENQNKLNHTKSLDVHCACVKSNGDISYVAQHWRTSISNLKKSKSLCTRSSSVNLNDNSICHVEDCSLCEDKQCDDFTQEAIRLFKKYVALEAPYPLELPDSLRKVVISNICQPAGQIQVDCFKPIQEFLFHEMETTYYSQFENNYLYTKCQIDILTDGSINLQDILYCDLVLFNFTEYLEQESCSILLEFLMAAMHFRDNMLNGNSGPEQAQGDAIVLYEKYFSLQASSPIGFPTEIRLQVESDICREEGPVFTCFDIPYIIIYKTLSNYVKTFLESDLYYTYLSEMVKSIEHACSTGCKSNSDCSSEYSMSTQNTLLAMGDPLYKKRRNRSVPDMTIDSNQLYNGDALWQRKKHDGLSLGRINSLGRFESKLEPDPDKKDNSILKRVVRKFVPTNTLRVEEEMAWQIAHMIVKDVTDLTMAPPDNDNEE; encoded by the exons ATGATTAAGTTCTGGAAGAGTGCTG CAAAAGGTAAAACTGGGTGTCCTGTTCGACCTCCTGAAAATAAATGTGACTCAGATGTTCAAAGCAGTGGTTCCAGTCTcaaattagaaaataatatcGATG GttacaaatacatttttgaaaagAAATCAAAGTTGAGCCTTAATATGAATGATATACTGAAAAACAAAAGTTTTGTCAAAAATTTTATGCTGTTTATGGATTCGCTAGGTAAACAGAACATTATAAAATGCTGGCTGGAACTGGAAAATTTAAGACTAAGACTTATGACTTCTATTTCAAAtcaagaagaaaaagaaaatcaaaaCAAACTCAACCACACCAAAAGTTTAGATGTACATTGTGCATGTGTAAAAAGTAACGGGGATATTTCATATGTGGCCCAACATTGGAGGACAAGCATTAGTAATCTTAAGAAGAGTAAAAGTTTGTGTACTAGATCTTCTAGTGTTAACTTGAATGACAATTCAATATGTCATGTTGAAGACTGCAGTCTTTGTGAGGATAAACAATGTGATGATTTTACGCAGGAAGCTATTAGACTATTTAAGAAATATGTAGCTTTAGAAGCACCATATCCATTAGAATTACCTGATTCATTAAGAAAGGTTGTTATATCAAATATATGCCAACCAGCGGGGCAGATACAAGTAGACTGTTTTAAACCTATTCAAGAATTTCTGTTCCATGAGATGGAGACCACATATTATTCACAGtttgaaaacaattatttatatacaaaatgccaaattgatattttaactGACGGATCTATAAATCTTCAAGACATTCTATATTGCgatttagtattatttaatttcacaGAGTATTTAGAGCAAGAGTCATGCAGTATATTACTTGAATTCCTTATGGCTGCAATGCACTTTAGAGACAATATGTTAAACGGTAATAGCGGTCCTGAACAGGCACAAGGTGATGCTATTGTATTATATGAGAAGTATTTTTCCCTTCAAGCTTCCAGCCCAATAGGCTTTCCTACTGAAATAAGATTACAGGTAGAAAGTGACATTTGTAGGGAGGAAGGCCCTGTTTTTACTTGTTTTGACATTCcctatattattatctataagaCTTTAAGTAACtatgttaaaacatttttagaATCAGATCTATACTATACATATTTATCAGAAATGGTTAAATCTATTGAACATGCATGCTCTACGGGCTGTAAATCTAATTCTGATTGTAGCAGTGAATATAGCATGAGTACACAAAATACTTTATTAGCTATGGGTGATCCTCTCTATAAAAAACGGCGTAACCGCTCTGTACCTGATATGACCATTGATTCTAACCAACTCTATAATGGTGATGCTTTATGGCAGAGGAAAAAACACGATGGGTTGAGTCTTGGTAGAATAAATAGCTTAGGACGGTTTGAATCAAAATTGGAGCCCGATCCGGACAAAAAAGACAACTCAATACTTAAGAGGGTAGTTCGTAAGTTTGTGCCAACGAATACATTaagagttgaagaagagatgGCTTGGCAAATAGCTCATATGATTGTTAAAGATGTGACTGATTTAACCATGGCCCCACCTGACAATGACAATGAAGAGTAA
- the LOC126976642 gene encoding uncharacterized protein LOC126976642, producing MRIQLSFISFFIFVIHVNSLHYDQSQSGDLNVQVDLKDLQIIALMKGGKEEYVDYDYAYDYSEMTIKPQNRTTPRPFNASITVLEPVGTRDNKTTTPQHEVTTNLPIKTQNTAVPDITESTMAINDYITTVSNNADSMNVSTGSINKNDTDDSNSQKCKRGFVLNRNGDCELKLHGSGNALLKLVKLSQKLKLRRENKTD from the exons ATGAGAATTCAGTtgagttttatttctttttttattttcgtaaTTCATGTAAACTCCTTACACTACGATCAGAGTCAATCAGGAGATTTGAATGTTCaagttgatttaaaagatttacaaataatagCTCTCATGAAAGGTGGAAAAGAAGAATATGTG GATTATGACTACGCGTACGATTATTCCGAAATGACAATAAAACCGCAAAACCGGACTACACCAAGACCGTTTAATGCTTCAATTACTGTACTTGAACCGGTCGGCACGAGGGATAATAAGACAACAACGCCTCAACATGAAGTAACAACGAATTTGCCAATTAAGACACAAAATACTGCAGTTCCAGATATAACAGAGTCGACAATGGCCATAAACGATTATATAACCACTGTCAGTAATAATGCCGACTCTATGAAtgtatctacaggatctattaaTAAAAACGACACTGATGATTCGAATTCTCAAAAATGCAAGAGGGGGTTTGTTTTAAATCGCAATGGTGACTGCGAGCTTAAGTTACACGGCTCAGGGAATGC GTTACTGAAACTAGTTAAGCTGTCACAGAAGTTGAAGCTGCGACGGGAAAACAAAACtgactaa